The sequence GATGAAGACCGCCAAGTCGCAGCCCACCGACATCGGCCTCGGCGTGCACGCCAAGGTCGTGGGCCTCTCCGACGGCGGCAACGGCAAGATCAAGGTCGCGGTCAAGGTGAGCGGCACCATCGCCGGCGCCATCCCCATCGACCGCACGGTCTCCGTCCTGAGCACCGTCAGCGTCGTGAACAACAAGGTCGAGGTGCACGCCGACTCCCTCCCCGCGGTCGCGGGCCTCGGACTCGCCGAGGACCGGGTCCGTACGATCACCGACTTCCAGCAGGTCATCGACCAGCTGCCGGGCGGCATCAAGCTGGACAAGGTGGAGGCCGCCGAGAACGGCGTGAAGATCAGCGTGCGGGGTTCCGACGTCAAGCTGGCGGGGTAGAAGCCGCGAAACGCACCGGATGGGCGCCGAAACACACCGGATGGGCGCCGTTCGTCCGACAGGCGAGACGGTGACGTCCGTACCGTAGATGCGCTGGCGCCCCCGAGCACCCGGAGGGCCGTCCACCGGCCGCCGGGCGCGCTTCTTGTCCCGCCATTCGGACGATCGTGTCTCGACATGCGACACGCCGGTGACACACGCGCCTCCGCGTACCTACGATCGGGCCTATGAAGCGACAGGCGGATCTCACGAAGCGGCGGGCAGTCGACCTG is a genomic window of Streptomyces sp. WP-1 containing:
- a CDS encoding DUF2993 domain-containing protein; this encodes MRALRILLIIVVILGGLFVIVDRVAVHFAQGEAADKLKSSENLSATPDVDIKGFPFLTQVAGGSLDDVEVGIKSYDAATGEAGKTIRVDDLKADMKGVSFSGDYSSATASSATGTATIAYDELMKTAKSQPTDIGLGVHAKVVGLSDGGNGKIKVAVKVSGTIAGAIPIDRTVSVLSTVSVVNNKVEVHADSLPAVAGLGLAEDRVRTITDFQQVIDQLPGGIKLDKVEAAENGVKISVRGSDVKLAG
- a CDS encoding Ms5788A family Cys-rich leader peptide, encoding MKRQADLTKRRAVDLCRVAAMLCRPF